Proteins encoded by one window of Cannabis sativa cultivar Pink pepper isolate KNU-18-1 chromosome 4, ASM2916894v1, whole genome shotgun sequence:
- the LOC115712611 gene encoding MICOS complex subunit MIC60, mitochondrial — translation MLLRSIRQFSAHRAGRRIPRKITKQIPISLRRELSTKPQKNAPPEPKSTGKPPESSGSFPKVVFGSVLIGAAVMAAYQTGYLDQYIGRKDQQDSLNLVKDEVENKDDKDIQKLVDQFVNGEELDDASEKDVTEKDASEKIETQSDHPIVEALSNSQGDVQPQVQEKPKTNPEEVAIKEKDVTDLPQSSMTSEDHISNSGTASEGSVEVKSAEENINMGSNEEVQTSPVSIETSNAEKESEAKEAPPVQFTVEEREEDAIVKDVEEPSSLLEAYQLGDKAGDNETSLHRHGGHDNNALSKEKEALSNALEELDDGYITKDGKLVLDFLQAIHAAESRQAELDARLYMEEKRALKEKYEKELKDAAVREMMLAEEAAMLDKELKRERTKAAAALKSLQEKLEEKYKTELEQLEHEAEFKLNKVEELAKAELAAKIASEKATQIEKIAEANLNINALCMAFYARSEEARRSHSAHKLALGALALEDALSKGLPIQSEIMALRNYLEGIDKDSILDLVLSSLPEETRNSGTDTLLQLDQKFDALKGTLRHFSLIPPGGGGVLTHSLAHVASWLKVKEASQSGDGIESLINKVESCLAEGKIAEAADVLEEGVQGSQASEIVGDWVKRARNRAITEQALTLLQSYATSISLT, via the exons ATGTTGCTCAG GTCAATTCGGCAGTTTTCGGCTCATCGAGCGGGCAGAAGAATTCCAAGGAAGATTACAA AACAGATACCCATCTCTCTAAGAAGAGAACTATCAACCAAACCTCAGAAGAATGCACCCCCTGAACCTAAATCCACAGGCAAGCCTCCTGAATCCAGTGGCTCTTTTCCGAAAGTTGTTTTTGGAAGTGTTCTTATTGGTGCTGCTGTTATGGCGGCTTACCAAACTGGTTATTTGGACCAATATATTGGCCGTAAGGATCAGCAGGATTCTCTAAATTTAGTTAAGGATGAGGTTGAGAACAAGGATGACAAAGATATTCAAAAGTTGGTGGATCAATTTGTCAATGGTGAGGAATTGGATGATGCCTCTGAGAAGGATGTCACTGAGAAGGATGCCTCTGAGAAGATTGAAACTCAGTCAGACCATCCTATTGTTGAAGCTTTAAGTAATAGTCAAGGTGATGTTCAGCCTCAGGTGCAAGAAAAACCCAAGACAAACCCTGAAGAAGTTGCCATCAAAGAAAAAGATGTGACAGATCTCCCACAAAGCAGTATGACATCTGAGGATCATATTTCAAATTCTGGGACTGCTTCTGAGGGGAGTGTGGAGGTAAAGAGTGCAGAAGAAAATATTAACATGGGATCAAATGAGGAGGTTCAAACTTCTCCAGTATCTATTGAGACTAGCAATGCTGAGAAAGAAAGTGAAGCAAAAGAAGCACCACCTGTGCAGTTTACTGTAGAGGAAAGGGAGGAG GATGCAATTGTTAAAGATGTAGAAGAACCTAGCTCTCTCCTTGAGGCATATCAATTAGGAGATAAGGCCGGGGACAATGAAACGTCTTTGCATAGACATGGTGGTCATGACAACAATGCCCTTTCCAAGGAAAAAGAG GCCTTAAGTAATGCACTTGAGGAGTTAGATGATGGTTACATAACCAAAGATGGAAAATTAGTTCTTGACTTTTTACAAGCCATTCATGCAGCTGAAAGTAGACAAGCTGAATTAGATGCTCGTTTGTATATGGAAGAAAAGAGAGCATTGAAG GAAAAGTATGAGAAGGAGTTGAAGGATGCTGCAGTAAGAGAAATGATGCTTGCAGAAGAGGCAGCAATGCTAGACAAG GAACTAAAGAGAGAAAGAACAAAAGCAGCTGCTGCACTCAAGTCACTTCAAGAAAAACTTGAAGAGAAATACAAGACAGAGCTGGAACAGTTG GAGCATGAAGCTGAATTCAAGCTGAACAAGGTGGAAGAGTTGGCGAAAGCAGAATTGGCTGCAAAAATTGCTAGTGAGAAGGCAACCCAAATTGAAAAAATAGCAGAAGCAAATCTTAAT ATTAATGCCTTGTGTATGGCATTCTATGCACGGTCTGAGGAGGCTCGCCGGAGTCACTCTGCTCACAAGCTTGCTTTG GGAGCACTTGCTCTGGAAGATGCACTTTCGAAAGGGTTGCCAATTCAGTCAGAGATAATGGCTTTGCGCAATTATCTTGAAGGAATTGATAAAGATTCAATTTTAGATCTGGTATTATCATCTCTCCCTGAAGAAACAAGAAACAGTGGCACAGACACTTTATTGCAACTGGACCAGAAG TTTGATGCCTTAAAAGGGACACTCCGACACTTCAGCTTAATCCCTCCTGGCGGTGGTGGTGTTTTAACTCATTCTTTGGCGCATGTAGCATCCTGGCTGAAG GTGAAGGAAGCTAGCCAATCTGGTGATGGAATAGAATCTCTCATCAACAAAGTTGAGTCCTGTTTGGCTGAAGGGAAAATTGCTGAAGCAGCAGATGTTCTTGAAGAAGGTGTCCAAGGCAGCCAAGCCTCAGAAATAGTTGGGGACTGGGTTAAGAGAGCCAGAAATAGAGCCATTACAGAGCAAGCTCTAACCCTTCTCCAATCTTATGCCACTTCCATCAGCCTTACATAA
- the LOC115712612 gene encoding transcription initiation factor TFIID subunit 13, whose amino-acid sequence MNSSIGASSKQKAGVPQPPETSSKRKRGVFQKELQHMMYGFGDCSNPLPESVALMEDIVMEYIIDLVHKAQDNGSKQGKLSVEDFLYLMRKDFRKLNRCTELLSMNEELKQARKAFETDEEKLRKAFEADEDNKLVGPTE is encoded by the exons ATGAACTCATCCATTGGAGCTTCTTCAAAGCAGAAAGCTGGAGTCCCACAGCCTCCTGAAACTTCGTCTAAACGCAAACGAGGAGTCTTTCAGAAAGAAT TGCAGCATATGATGTATGGTTTTGGAGATTGTTCTAAC CCTCTTCCAGAAAGCGTGGCACTTATGGAGGACATAGTTATGGAGTATATTATAGATTTG GTACATAAAGCACAAGATAATGGTTCAAAGCAGGGAAAGCTATCAGTTGAGGACTTTCTTTACTTAATGCGAAAG GACTTTCGAAAGCTTAACCGATGTACAGAATTGCTATCGATGAACGAAGAGCTCAAACAAGCAAGGAAAGCTTTCGAAACAGATGAAGAGAAGCTAAGGAAGGCTTTCGAGGCTGATGAAGATAATAAGTTGGTGGGACCAACGGAGTAA
- the LOC115713582 gene encoding uncharacterized protein LOC115713582: protein MMQTEEGNFPLNYLGVQLRPTKWRATDYEVIIDKIHKRLHSWASRNLSFVGRAQLIHSVLLGIRNFWMSLFILLQKITAAIDKCCRDFLWGSKDNRSKMHLSSWEKVEFKPDASWYFKKLLRLRSTIDRSDIVNASKSGKFKTNIFYISANPMQKVDYANRIWHKICIPKHRFIGWQAINNQLLTRDHISKITLISYELCPVCLNDKETHAHIFMDCPFTLKVVADVNKWLGRLDWPKSSKDWYDWFSKPLKNLQEKLFNVVCLAIVYNIWVNRNNCIFELSCKSVSCISMAIKKPVKYRCMSFVGTSKSKIDAHLCKVIASS, encoded by the exons ATGATGCAAACAGAAGAGGGAAACTTCCCCCTTAACTATTTGGGAGTCCAACTTAGACCAACTAAGTGGCGTGCCACTGACTACGAAGTTATTATTGATAAGATTCACAAAAGGTTACACAGCTGGGCTAGTAGAAACTTGTCCTTTGTTGGAAGGGCGCAATTGATTCACTCAGTTCTGTTGGGAATTAGGAACTTCTGGATGAGCTTGTTTATTCTTCTTCAGAAAATCACTGCAGCAATTGACAAATGTTGTAGGGACTTTCTTTGGGGGTCCAAAGATAACCGCAGCAAGATGCACTTGTCCTCGTGGGAAAAA GTTGAATTTAAACCTGATGCGAGCTGGTATTTCAAGAAACTTTTGCGGCTGAGAAGCACTATTGACAGGTCAGATATTGTCAATGCTAGTAAGAGTGGTAAGTTCAAAACCAACATATTTTACATATCAGCTAACCCCATGCAAAAAGTTGATTATGCTAATCGAATTTGGCATAAGATATGCATCCCGAAACATAGATTCATTGGCTGGCAGGCGATTAATAATCAGCTCTTGACAAGAGACCACATCAGTAAGATCACGCTGATTTCATATGAACTTTGTCCAGTGTGTTTAAATGACAAAGAGACTCATGCTCACATCTTCATGGATTGTCCATTTACTTTGAAGGTTGTGGCTGATGTTAACAAGTGGTTAGGGAGATTAGATTGGCCGAAGAGCTCCAAAGACTGGTATGATTGGTTTTCCAAACCCCTCAAAAACTTGCAGGAAAAATTGTTCAATGTTGTTTGCTTGGCTATTGTCTATAACATTTGGGTTAATAGAAATAATTGTATTTTTGAGCTTAGTTGCAAATCAGTCTCTTGTATTAGCATGGCTATTAAGAAACCTGTCAAATACAGGTGTATGAGCTTTGTAGGTACTAGCAAAAGCAAGATTGATGCACATTTATGTAAAGTTATAGCTAGCTCGTAG
- the LOC115714666 gene encoding uncharacterized protein LOC115714666: protein MSSPRSSPYQILDNRPIDQWKVTELKEELKKRKLITRGLKEDLVKRLDEAVRTERISAQNDNDDNDIQSSPEPAVVVKSGKEKAVFSENVGTVDGSGKKTSKVDKLPVEDDINNSVPDLGQGNIEEGYVVVGEDSSAVEETVVSYETTVETTVTVTESVVSDVTLSEQDSEIQKEKGSFKFQLENEDSKFQLENVDSKSQLENVDSKSQLEIEDAKAELDSELLKPQVENDDSKPQLDSAGSKAKVESKDSKTQLEINNTMSQLENECSKPTSEEFKLDVSAPENQVSEVRPNFGSQVKYDSISTDSVSINEKIELKDNIIADNVKLELDVIKPEMVAPSSSTNVQGGGDSHLMDVEEPHESNTSVEEKDDNNGTNADLGKKNDNLDVGYSEKLNLDRSSGDDSMEEDVLESKQIDSKYSSDDVGDKSEKTEVSDMKEEGHVDIVGDDFSADGKDVHVESEERPSAHAEKRKINDESVVGNNEPVKRQRRWNTDSLTIPEPQSSNITTTTPKDAFQSSALKRLARADSITSEDSPMERVVPPSPKSPTTSLRIDRFLRPFTLKAVQELLGKTGNVTSFWMDHIKTHCYVTYSSVEEAIETRNAVYNLQWPPNGGRLLLAEFVDPQEVKTRLETPPTPVASANAAHVASPKATPVPSIPLAAQPQQSPRQTRQQPQLAPPPSLPPPPPLSNPPQARERLPLPPPPPLPEKLDPPIVTLDDLFRKTKATPRIYYLPLSEEQVATKLAAQGKRVMQ, encoded by the exons ATGTCATCACCTCGATCATCGCCGTATCAGATTCTTGACAATCGACCGATTGATCAGTGGAAGGTTACAGAGTTAAAAGAAGAGCTTAAGAAGAGAAAATTGATAACTAGAGGTTTGAAGGAGGATTTGGTAAAACGCTTGGACGAAGCAGTGCGTACTGAGAGGATAAGTGCTCAGAATGACAATGATGATAATGATATTCAATCCAGTCCAGAACCAGCAGTTGTAGTGAAAAGTGGGAAGGAAAAGGCTGTTTTTTCTGAAAACGTAGGCACTGTGGATGGTAGTGGGAAGAAGACCAGTAAGGTGGATAAGCTTCCTGTTGAGGATGACATTAATAACAGTGTACCAGACTTGGGCCAAGGTAATATTGAGGAAGGATATGTTGTAGTTGGTGAGGATTCCTCTGCGGTGGAGGAGACTGTGGTTAGTTATGAAACTACTGTAGAAACTACAGTTACGGTTACTGAGAGTGTGGTATCTGATGTAACATTAAGTGAGCAAGATTCTGAGATTCAGAAAGAGAAGGGGAGTTTTAAGTTTCAGCTGGAGAATGAGGATTCAAAGTTCCAGCTGGAGAATGTGGATTCAAAATCTCAGCTGGAGAATGTGGATTCAAAGTCCCAGCTGGAGATTGAGGATGCAAAGGCCGAGCTGGATAGTGAGCTTTTAAAGCCCCAGGTAGAGAATGATGACTCAAAGCCCCAGTTAGATAGTGCTGGCTCCaaggccaaggtagagagtaaAGACTCAAAGACCCAGCTGGAAATCAACAATACAATGTCACAGCTGGAGAATGAGTGTTCCAAGCCTACATCCGAGGAATTCAAGCTCGACGTTTCTGCTCCAGAAAACCAGGTATCTGAGGTCAGACCTAATTTTGGGTCTCAAGTAAAATATGATTCTATTTCTACTGATTCTGTGTCTATTAATGAAAAGATTGAACTTAAGGATAACATAATTGCTGATAATGTCAAATTAGAATTAGATGTTATTAAGCCGGAGATGGTGGCACCATCATCCAGCACTAATGTTCAGGGCGGTGGTGACTCACATCTTATGGATGTTGAAGAGCCACATGAGAGCAACACTTCTGTCGAAGAGAAGGATGACAATAATGGTACTAATGCAGATTTGGGGAAGAAAAATGATAATCTAGATGTGGGGTACTCTGAAAAGTTAAATTTAGACAGAAGTTCTGGAGATGATTCTATGGAAGAAGATGTGCTGGAGAGTAAACAAATTGATTCCAAGTATAGTTCGGATGATGTGGGAGATAAGAGTGAAAAAACTGAAGTTTCTGATATGAAGGAGGAAGGTCATGTGGATATTGTGGGTGATGATTTTTCTGCAGACGGAAAGGACGTTCATGTTGAGAGTGAAGAGCGTCCATCTGCACATGCTGAGAAAAGAAAGATTAATG ATGAATCAGTTGTTGGAAACAATGAGCCTGTGAAAAGGCAGCGGCGGTGGAATACTGATAGCTTAACAATTCCGGAGCCTCAAAGCTCTAATATTACTACCACTACACCCAAGGATGCGTTCCAATCCTCTGCTTTGAAGCGCCTTGCTAGAGCAGATTCAATCACTAGTGAGGATTCACCTATGGAACGTGTTG TCCCACCATCACCAAAATCTCCAACCACTTCTCTAAGGATTGATCGGTTTCTGCGGCCCTTCACCTTGAAAGCAGTGCAAGAGCTTTTGGGAAAAACTGGCAATGTAACCAGTTTCTGGATGGATCACATTAAGACCCATTGCTATGTTACC TATTCATCAGTGGAAGAAGCCATTGAAACACGCAATGCTGTATATAACCTGCAGTGGCCTCCAAATGGTGGGCGGCTTCTCCTTGCTGAATTTGTCGACCCTCAGGAAGTAAAAACTCGGTTGGAGACTCCACCAACTCCTGTAGCTTCTGCTAATGCAGCTCATGTTGCATCTCCCAAGGCAACTCCTGTTCCTTCTATCCCATTGGCCGCGCAGCCCCAGCAGTCCCCTCGGCAAACTAGGCAGCAGCCGCAGCTTGCACCCCCGCCTTCCCTCCCTCCACCACCACCCTTGTCTAATCCTCCCCAAGCAAGAGAAAGGCTTCCTCTTCCACCGCCACCACCACTGCCAGAAAAGCTTGACCCTCCAATTGTCACATTAGATGACCTCTTTCGAAAAACCAAGGCCACTCCTCGAATCTACTACTTACCTTTGTCGGAAGAACAAGTAGCCACAAAACTTGCAGCTCAAGGGAAACGTGTGATGCAGTAG